One genomic region from Pseudoduganella lutea encodes:
- a CDS encoding NACHT domain-containing protein translates to MRRLSLVEWLGDGERLALLGDAGCGKSTLLRVIALDLLYRHAHFPEVGSRWGQHFPVYIPFARWSSHVARDGNPICIKEIVRRSLEQLLTSSIVDLLDRAIDDQRVLLLIDGLDEWSSEQAARVTLSALVVTVEAHDVPVIVPGRPRGLSRIGALPAGWKRGTIAPLAAVQQASITGGWFGRYASSAVDDADVSETKLRTSRFMAELARDANLGTLATVPLLLIGLVTLALRGQILPRVDSSVSQLAGNGIYFLSLKGTSMVRYVELSTDHQFFMRCANERYREIVVDQVATSGALLQVHGKVCLAFELKRF, encoded by the coding sequence ATGCGGCGTCTTTCGCTTGTCGAATGGCTCGGCGACGGCGAGCGTCTGGCGCTGCTCGGCGATGCCGGCTGCGGTAAGAGCACGCTGTTGCGCGTCATTGCCCTTGACTTGCTCTATAGGCACGCGCACTTTCCTGAGGTCGGTAGCCGCTGGGGACAGCACTTCCCAGTGTATATTCCCTTCGCCCGGTGGTCCTCTCACGTGGCTCGCGACGGCAACCCAATCTGCATCAAGGAGATCGTCCGGCGGTCGCTCGAACAGCTTTTAACCAGTTCTATTGTAGATCTCCTTGATCGCGCGATCGACGATCAGCGTGTCTTACTACTCATTGACGGACTCGACGAGTGGAGCAGTGAGCAAGCCGCCCGAGTAACACTTAGCGCGCTCGTCGTTACCGTGGAGGCACATGACGTTCCTGTGATCGTCCCCGGTCGGCCTCGGGGCCTGAGCCGAATCGGTGCACTTCCTGCAGGCTGGAAGCGCGGGACAATAGCTCCTCTGGCTGCTGTCCAGCAGGCGTCAATCACAGGAGGGTGGTTCGGGCGCTATGCTTCATCTGCGGTTGACGATGCTGATGTGTCCGAAACCAAACTGCGGACGAGCCGATTCATGGCCGAATTGGCGCGCGACGCCAACCTTGGAACACTCGCCACAGTCCCATTGTTATTGATTGGCCTCGTGACCCTTGCTCTTCGGGGCCAGATCCTCCCGCGGGTGGACTCCAGCGTCTCTCAACTGGCGGGGAATGGCATCTATTTCCTGAGCTTGAAAGGAACGTCGATGGTTCGCTATGTGGAATTGTCGACGGATCATCAATTTTTCATGCGATGTGCGAACGAGCGGTATCGCGAGATCGTCGTGGATCAGGTTGCTACAAGCGGGGCACTCCTGCAAGTTCACGGTAAGGTCTGCTTGGCGTTTGAGCTTAAACGTTTTTAG
- the tnpA gene encoding IS66 family insertion sequence element accessory protein TnpA: MAGRRVPESKWRERIAQWRNSAMFAREYAEQQGFSLERLTYWARRADREAQGQRLLPLQVQAAASVPGLR; the protein is encoded by the coding sequence ATGGCCGGTCGACGAGTACCAGAATCGAAATGGCGCGAACGTATCGCGCAGTGGCGCAACAGCGCAATGTTTGCCCGGGAGTATGCCGAACAGCAGGGATTTTCATTGGAGCGGCTCACGTACTGGGCGCGCCGCGCCGATCGCGAAGCGCAGGGCCAGCGACTGCTGCCACTGCAGGTGCAGGCAGCGGCGTCAGTGCCGGGACTGCGGTGA
- the tnpB gene encoding IS66 family insertion sequence element accessory protein TnpB (TnpB, as the term is used for proteins encoded by IS66 family insertion elements, is considered an accessory protein, since TnpC, encoded by a neighboring gene, is a DDE family transposase.) — MACCCTYSRRWGRAPCDGTAYVFSNRRRTRVKLACWDGTGVCVCLRQLHRGQFVWPEAGDTSWQISAEQWQWLVMRVDW, encoded by the coding sequence ATGGCTTGTTGCTGCACTTACAGCAGGCGCTGGGGGCGTGCGCCGTGCGATGGCACGGCGTATGTCTTCAGCAACCGCCGCCGCACCCGCGTCAAGCTCGCATGCTGGGATGGCACTGGCGTGTGTGTGTGCTTGCGCCAGCTGCATCGTGGCCAGTTTGTCTGGCCGGAGGCCGGCGACACCAGTTGGCAGATTAGTGCCGAGCAATGGCAGTGGCTGGTGATGCGTGTGGATTGGTAG